The following proteins are encoded in a genomic region of Rhizobium sp. ZPR4:
- a CDS encoding amino acid ABC transporter permease, translating to MPTFGLTQFIFLLEAALWTLALSALGFIGGGVVGFVVALARISPSRIIRWTATAYVQLIQGTPLLVLLFIVYFGLSIAGFNNLPALLSAGVAITLYTSAFLAEIWRGAIRSIAKTQWEAAECLGLSRWQRMTRVILPQSLRIATPPTVGFLVQVIKNTSLASAIGFVELAQAGKLINNSTFQPFSIFMVVAAIYFVICFPLTLASRKLERKLNVSNR from the coding sequence ATGCCCACTTTCGGCCTGACACAGTTCATCTTCCTGCTCGAAGCCGCGCTTTGGACGCTGGCTTTGTCGGCGCTCGGCTTCATCGGCGGCGGCGTGGTCGGTTTCGTTGTCGCTCTGGCGCGGATTTCGCCGAGCCGGATCATCCGCTGGACGGCGACCGCCTATGTGCAGCTGATCCAGGGAACGCCTCTGCTGGTATTGCTCTTCATCGTCTATTTCGGGCTCAGTATTGCCGGGTTCAACAATCTTCCGGCGCTGCTGTCGGCCGGCGTGGCCATTACGCTCTACACCTCGGCCTTCCTTGCCGAGATCTGGCGCGGAGCTATCCGGTCGATCGCCAAGACACAATGGGAGGCCGCCGAATGTCTTGGCCTTTCGCGCTGGCAGCGCATGACACGGGTCATTCTGCCCCAGTCGCTGCGTATCGCGACACCGCCCACGGTTGGTTTCCTCGTCCAGGTGATCAAGAACACCTCGCTCGCATCGGCGATCGGTTTCGTCGAGCTCGCGCAGGCCGGCAAGCTGATCAACAATTCCACCTTCCAGCCCTTCAGCATCTTCATGGTGGTCGCCGCAATCTACTTTGTCATCTGCTTCCCGCTCACGCTCGCCAGCCGGAAGTTGGAAAGGAAACTGAATGTCTCCAATCGTTAG
- a CDS encoding SDR family oxidoreductase encodes MKSPTALPDWHGAFRLDGQRALVTGGGSGLGLAIARCLAASGAEVVLAGRRLDLLEEAAASIGPLAKAAQLDLRDLASIKAFAAGVEEAHGPVDIVVNNAGNTVKKPFEESDIADFDEVMDVHVRGALELTRQFLPGQIARGSGCVLFTASMTSFIGQPLVMGYTTAKTALTGAVRGLSAEFAGRGIRVNAVAPGWIDTDLFQKATANDPARRAKIMGRIQMNRLGSAEEIGWTCAFLASPAAGYITGQTIIVDGGAVIGF; translated from the coding sequence ATGAAATCTCCAACCGCGCTTCCCGATTGGCATGGCGCATTCCGACTGGACGGCCAGCGCGCGCTGGTGACCGGCGGAGGTAGTGGACTGGGCCTTGCGATCGCGCGTTGTCTCGCAGCCTCCGGCGCAGAGGTGGTGCTGGCTGGCCGCAGGTTGGATCTCCTCGAGGAAGCGGCGGCATCGATCGGCCCTCTGGCGAAGGCAGCACAGCTCGACCTTCGTGATCTTGCTTCGATCAAGGCTTTCGCCGCCGGAGTGGAGGAGGCGCACGGTCCGGTCGATATCGTCGTCAACAATGCCGGGAACACGGTGAAGAAGCCGTTCGAGGAATCCGATATTGCCGACTTCGACGAGGTCATGGACGTCCATGTTCGCGGCGCGCTGGAACTGACCCGGCAATTTCTGCCTGGTCAGATCGCGAGAGGAAGCGGCTGCGTGCTCTTCACCGCATCCATGACATCCTTCATCGGCCAGCCATTGGTGATGGGCTATACGACGGCCAAGACGGCGTTGACGGGGGCTGTGCGCGGGCTTTCGGCCGAGTTTGCCGGCCGAGGAATCCGTGTCAATGCGGTGGCGCCCGGCTGGATCGATACGGACCTGTTTCAGAAGGCCACGGCCAACGATCCGGCCCGCCGCGCGAAAATCATGGGCCGAATCCAGATGAACCGCCTCGGCTCGGCCGAAGAGATCGGCTGGACATGCGCTTTCCTCGCATCGCCGGCCGCCGGCTATATCACCGGCCAGACCATCATCGTCGACGGCGGTGCCGTCATCGGCTTTTAG
- a CDS encoding transporter substrate-binding domain-containing protein, which produces MKRRHILVATAVAILGTFASHAQADALADIQARKKVLIALDLGSPPFGMIDANMQPYGSDVEVAKLLAEQLGQPLDVVQVTSPNRIPYLQTGKADMVIASLSVTDERKRVIDYSKPYGVIQSVIAAPSGQSVKTMADLKGKRIGTTRGSVNDKEVTKVNDGSEIVRYDDDATLVTALVSGQVDVMATSPQIMKAANERNPASKFEVKMVLKVFPYAIGIRKGDAALKQRLDKFVDENLANGKLNEIYKKYNGVDLPADIATLN; this is translated from the coding sequence ATGAAGCGTCGTCATATTCTAGTAGCCACTGCAGTTGCGATCCTGGGTACTTTCGCCAGCCATGCGCAGGCAGATGCCCTGGCCGATATCCAGGCTCGGAAAAAGGTGCTCATCGCCCTTGATCTCGGCTCGCCACCATTCGGCATGATCGATGCGAACATGCAGCCCTATGGCTCCGACGTGGAGGTTGCCAAGCTTCTTGCCGAGCAGCTCGGTCAGCCGCTGGACGTCGTCCAGGTCACCAGCCCGAACCGCATCCCCTATCTGCAGACGGGCAAGGCGGACATGGTGATCGCGTCGCTCAGCGTGACGGACGAGCGCAAGAGGGTCATCGACTATTCCAAGCCCTATGGTGTGATCCAATCGGTCATCGCGGCGCCTTCCGGCCAGAGCGTTAAGACCATGGCCGACCTGAAGGGCAAGCGCATCGGCACCACGCGCGGCAGCGTCAACGACAAGGAAGTCACCAAGGTCAATGATGGCTCGGAAATCGTACGCTACGATGACGACGCGACCCTTGTCACGGCGCTTGTCAGTGGTCAGGTCGATGTGATGGCGACGTCGCCGCAAATCATGAAGGCAGCCAACGAGCGCAACCCCGCGTCGAAGTTCGAGGTGAAGATGGTGCTCAAGGTATTCCCCTATGCCATCGGCATCCGCAAGGGCGATGCGGCGTTGAAGCAGCGGCTCGACAAGTTCGTCGATGAGAACCTCGCCAATGGCAAACTCAACGAGATCTACAAGAAATATAACGGCGTCGACCTGCCGGCCGACATCGCCACCCTGAACTGA
- a CDS encoding amino acid ABC transporter permease: protein MSYTFDFEGLLPYWDQFARGVWLTIQLSVAATIAGFVLGTFCAIARTGGSAMLKTVVGAYVDVIRNTPLLVQLFIIYFGIATLGLRIPANVAAIVALVVNIGAYVCEIMRAGIEAVPKAQIEAAECLGLSPAQTYWHVILQPAVERVYPALVSQFVLLMLASSITSQISAEELTAVANRIQSDTFLSFETYIVVGALYLALSFLMRWALLGIGFVVFKRQRKLGTAL, encoded by the coding sequence ATGAGCTACACTTTCGATTTCGAAGGCCTGCTTCCCTATTGGGATCAGTTTGCTAGAGGCGTCTGGCTGACGATCCAGCTTTCGGTGGCCGCAACTATCGCAGGGTTTGTGCTGGGCACGTTCTGTGCGATCGCACGGACCGGCGGCTCGGCGATGCTGAAGACAGTCGTTGGCGCCTATGTGGACGTCATTCGCAACACGCCGCTGTTGGTGCAGCTGTTCATCATCTATTTCGGCATCGCCACGCTTGGCTTGCGCATCCCGGCCAATGTCGCTGCGATCGTCGCGCTCGTCGTCAATATCGGCGCCTATGTCTGCGAGATCATGCGGGCCGGCATCGAGGCCGTTCCGAAGGCCCAGATCGAGGCGGCCGAATGTCTTGGACTGTCGCCTGCGCAAACCTACTGGCATGTCATTCTCCAGCCGGCGGTTGAACGCGTCTATCCAGCGCTCGTCAGCCAGTTCGTGTTGCTCATGCTCGCATCGTCCATCACGTCGCAGATTTCGGCGGAGGAACTGACGGCAGTCGCCAACCGCATCCAGTCCGACACCTTCCTGTCCTTCGAGACCTACATCGTCGTCGGTGCCCTCTATCTGGCGCTGTCCTTTCTCATGCGATGGGCGCTTCTCGGGATCGGCTTCGTGGTCTTCAAGCGCCAGCGCAAGCTTGGCACGGCCTTGTGA
- a CDS encoding amino acid ABC transporter ATP-binding protein translates to MSPIVRLSDVRKSFGALQVLNGVSFSVEPGEVVAIIGQSGSGKSTALRCIDALETIQGGEIEVCGHKIHSSDLDKRALRRDVGIVFQSYNLFPHLTVLENASLALTCVKKLSKAEARDISLDCLGRVGLAEKASFYPEQLSGGQQQRAAIARSLAMQPQVMLFDEVTSALDPQLTGEVLKVIENLARGGMTMILVTHEMAFARKVASNVLYMHLGRVWEHGPAALLDAPQTEELRSFVGNGL, encoded by the coding sequence ATGTCTCCAATCGTTAGATTATCCGATGTCCGCAAGAGTTTTGGCGCGCTGCAGGTCCTGAACGGTGTCTCTTTCTCGGTCGAGCCCGGCGAGGTGGTTGCCATTATCGGTCAGTCCGGCTCGGGCAAGTCGACGGCCCTGCGATGCATCGATGCGCTGGAAACCATTCAGGGCGGCGAGATCGAGGTCTGTGGGCACAAGATCCACTCGTCGGACCTCGACAAACGCGCACTTCGTCGCGACGTTGGCATTGTCTTCCAGAGCTACAACCTTTTCCCGCATCTGACCGTCCTGGAGAATGCGTCGCTGGCGCTGACCTGCGTCAAGAAGCTGAGCAAGGCCGAAGCGCGGGATATATCGCTCGATTGTCTCGGCCGGGTAGGGCTTGCGGAGAAAGCCTCTTTCTACCCCGAGCAACTGTCTGGCGGCCAGCAGCAGCGAGCTGCAATCGCCCGGTCGTTGGCCATGCAGCCGCAGGTCATGCTGTTCGATGAGGTGACGTCTGCGCTTGATCCGCAACTGACCGGCGAAGTGCTGAAGGTCATCGAAAATCTCGCGCGCGGCGGCATGACGATGATCCTCGTCACCCATGAAATGGCGTTTGCCCGGAAGGTGGCAAGCAATGTCCTTTACATGCATCTCGGCAGGGTTTGGGAGCACGGCCCGGCGGCCTTGCTCGATGCCCCTCAGACCGAGGAACTGCGCAGTTTCGTCGGCAACGGGCTTTGA
- a CDS encoding zinc-binding alcohol dehydrogenase family protein encodes MKALLIESEGVSRFTDVARPKLGDGDVRVAVRHVGICGSDLNTFRGLNPLVELPRIPGHEIGGEIIETGAGVSSAYQPGRRVIVLPYTNCGSCSSCRKGRVNACRYNRTLGVQQDGGLAEEIVLSAEKLILNDTLDPRFLALVEPLSVGFHAVARGRVSSSDRIVVLGCGMIGMGVVIGAVARGAEVIAVDLSPEKTALAKQFGARHTINAGAEDVGARIVELTSDQGVDVAFEAVGLPETFRQAIDLAGFCGRVVYVGYAKAPVTYQTQMFNLKELDIMGSRNATKSDFDAVIAYLETIGDRAASLISKVIPFAEAEGALPFWDKNRDVLKVIVER; translated from the coding sequence GTGAAAGCCCTGTTGATCGAAAGTGAAGGCGTCAGCCGTTTCACCGATGTCGCTCGCCCAAAGCTCGGGGACGGCGATGTCCGCGTTGCCGTACGCCATGTCGGCATTTGCGGGAGTGATCTCAACACGTTTCGAGGTCTGAACCCGCTCGTGGAATTACCGCGCATTCCCGGCCACGAAATCGGCGGTGAAATCATCGAGACAGGGGCGGGTGTATCGTCCGCCTATCAACCGGGGCGGCGCGTCATCGTTCTTCCCTATACCAATTGTGGCTCCTGCTCCTCCTGCCGGAAGGGGCGCGTGAATGCCTGCCGCTACAATCGAACGCTTGGTGTCCAGCAGGATGGCGGGCTTGCCGAAGAGATCGTTCTTTCCGCGGAGAAGCTCATCCTGAATGACACGCTCGATCCGCGCTTTCTTGCTTTGGTCGAGCCGCTGTCGGTAGGCTTCCATGCAGTGGCGCGCGGCCGCGTGTCGTCGAGCGATCGCATCGTCGTGCTGGGCTGCGGCATGATCGGCATGGGCGTGGTGATCGGAGCCGTTGCTCGCGGAGCCGAAGTGATCGCCGTCGATCTCAGCCCGGAAAAGACCGCGCTGGCAAAACAGTTTGGAGCTCGCCATACAATCAATGCCGGTGCGGAGGATGTCGGAGCGCGCATCGTGGAGCTGACGAGCGATCAGGGCGTCGATGTGGCCTTCGAGGCGGTCGGTCTTCCGGAAACTTTTCGCCAGGCGATCGATCTTGCCGGTTTTTGCGGGCGCGTCGTCTATGTCGGCTATGCCAAGGCTCCCGTTACCTATCAGACGCAAATGTTCAATCTCAAGGAGTTGGACATCATGGGCTCGCGCAACGCGACCAAATCCGATTTCGATGCGGTGATCGCTTATCTTGAGACGATCGGCGATCGTGCCGCCTCGCTTATTTCCAAGGTCATACCCTTCGCCGAGGCTGAAGGCGCATTGCCCTTTTGGGACAAGAACCGCGACGTTTTGAAGGTGATTGTCGAAAGATGA
- a CDS encoding RraA family protein, whose protein sequence is MNTTATHTTDADLFRVLKAELFTAVVGDILDTLGHRRQFLPAGIKPLRDDMKIAGRAMPVLEADVFSDGKGSFGPLAEKPFGIMFEALDSLKPGDVYIATGSSLRYALWGGLMSTRATHLQAAGAILDGYVRDAGEIERLGFPAFSRGIYAQDQGPRGKVIDYNTPIEIAGVRIEPGDLLYGDREGVLVIPKAVEKEALSLALEKVRTENKVAEAIRNGMSTVEAFATFGVM, encoded by the coding sequence ATGAATACCACAGCAACCCACACAACCGACGCCGATTTGTTCCGCGTGCTGAAAGCCGAGCTCTTTACCGCTGTCGTTGGCGATATCCTTGATACGCTCGGACATCGTCGGCAGTTCCTGCCGGCTGGCATCAAGCCTCTGCGCGACGACATGAAAATCGCCGGCCGTGCGATGCCGGTGCTTGAGGCCGATGTCTTCTCGGACGGGAAGGGCTCCTTCGGCCCGTTGGCTGAGAAGCCGTTCGGCATCATGTTCGAAGCGCTCGATTCGCTGAAGCCTGGTGACGTCTATATCGCCACGGGTTCGTCGCTTCGCTACGCGCTGTGGGGCGGCCTGATGTCGACGAGAGCCACCCATCTGCAGGCCGCAGGTGCCATCCTCGACGGTTATGTGCGCGATGCCGGCGAAATCGAGCGGCTTGGCTTCCCGGCCTTTTCCCGCGGGATCTATGCTCAGGATCAGGGGCCTCGCGGCAAGGTCATCGACTACAACACGCCGATCGAAATCGCAGGCGTCCGTATCGAACCCGGTGATCTGCTTTACGGCGACCGCGAAGGCGTTCTCGTCATCCCGAAGGCCGTCGAAAAGGAAGCGCTCTCGCTCGCCCTGGAGAAGGTGCGGACCGAAAACAAGGTGGCGGAGGCAATCCGCAACGGCATGAGCACGGTCGAAGCCTTCGCGACGTTTGGAGTGATGTGA